A single window of Gammaproteobacteria bacterium DNA harbors:
- the carA gene encoding glutamine-hydrolyzing carbamoyl-phosphate synthase small subunit, with product MTKSAFLLLEDDTLLEGRSIGHAGCSVGEVVFNTAMTGYQEIVSDPSYARQIVTLTCPHIGNTGVNDEDDEAARIHAAGLVVRDVPACASNWRSRDDLGAWLSRHRITAAADMDTRQLTRHLRRFGAMNGVLFDESVGRERAAAALGEFAGLKGMDLASEVTTDKTYRWRQGAWRADGGYADAGEARWSVVAYDYGIKRNILRMLSDHNCRVEVVPATTPAREVIERRPDGVFLSNGPGDPEPCGYAIEAIRELLDANLPVFGICLGHQLLGLACGARTQKMKFGHHGANHPVLEIDSGRVLITSQNHGFCVEEASLPGHLRATHRSLFDGSLQGIRHTEKPAFGFQGHPEASPGPHDVSGLFGQFAALMQQEMKQGMQQGTQQARR from the coding sequence ATGACAAAGTCCGCGTTTCTGCTGTTGGAAGACGACACCCTGCTGGAGGGCCGTTCCATCGGCCACGCCGGATGCAGCGTCGGCGAGGTGGTCTTCAACACCGCGATGACGGGTTACCAGGAGATTGTGAGCGACCCGTCCTACGCCCGCCAGATTGTGACGCTGACCTGCCCGCACATCGGCAACACCGGCGTCAACGATGAAGACGACGAAGCGGCGCGCATTCACGCGGCGGGCCTCGTGGTGCGCGATGTGCCGGCGTGCGCCAGCAACTGGCGCAGTCGCGACGACCTCGGCGCCTGGCTGTCGCGCCACCGCATCACCGCCGCCGCCGACATGGACACGCGGCAACTGACGCGCCATCTGCGGCGCTTCGGCGCGATGAACGGCGTGCTGTTCGATGAGTCGGTCGGGCGCGAGCGCGCCGCCGCCGCCCTCGGCGAATTCGCCGGCCTGAAGGGCATGGATCTCGCGTCGGAAGTCACGACCGATAAAACCTACCGCTGGCGACAGGGCGCGTGGCGCGCCGACGGCGGTTACGCCGACGCCGGCGAGGCGCGCTGGTCGGTCGTCGCCTACGACTACGGCATCAAGCGCAACATCCTGCGGATGCTGAGCGACCACAACTGCCGCGTCGAGGTCGTGCCGGCGACGACGCCGGCGCGCGAAGTGATTGAACGCCGCCCCGACGGCGTGTTCCTGTCGAACGGGCCGGGCGACCCGGAGCCGTGCGGTTACGCGATTGAGGCGATACGCGAACTGCTCGACGCCAACCTGCCGGTGTTCGGCATCTGCCTCGGCCACCAGTTGCTGGGGCTTGCCTGCGGCGCGCGCACGCAGAAGATGAAATTCGGCCACCACGGCGCCAACCACCCGGTGCTGGAAATAGACAGCGGGCGGGTGCTGATTACCAGCCAGAACCACGGCTTTTGCGTTGAAGAGGCGAGTTTGCCCGGGCATTTGCGCGCGACGCACCGCTCGCTGTTTGATGGCTCGCTGCAAGGAATACGCCACACCGAAAAACCGGCGTTCGGCTTTCAGGGCCATCCCGAGGCCAGCCCCGGGCCGCATGATGTCTCGGGCCTGTTCGGGCAGTTTGCCGCACTGATGCAACAAGAGATGAAACAAGGGATGCAGCAGGGGACACAGCAGGCGCGCCGCTGA
- the epmA gene encoding EF-P lysine aminoacylase EpmA → MAKAAQCLRLRAQVAAQIRAFFSARNVLEVATPCLVGAPVSEVGIGSVAAGGGWLRTSPEFEMKRLLAAGSGDIWQLGPVFRSDESGRLHRPEFTLLEWYRVGMDYRRLLDETLELLSQILRPLNPAAPVRLSYRDAFAGAFGTEMPDDDKRLQTLAAEQGLRGCRDAFDALDFLLAQMAGHHFSRDVLTAVYDFPARQASYARISEQGHAQRFEVFYGGMELANGFQELTAAADYRARFAADNARRARLGLAETVPDERFLAALERPGKPGLPDCSGVAAGFERLLMCLAQARDIAEVLPLTDA, encoded by the coding sequence TTGGCGAAGGCGGCGCAATGTCTGCGACTGCGCGCGCAGGTCGCCGCGCAAATCCGCGCCTTTTTCAGCGCGCGCAATGTGCTGGAAGTGGCGACGCCGTGTCTTGTCGGCGCGCCGGTCAGCGAGGTCGGCATCGGCAGCGTGGCCGCCGGCGGCGGTTGGCTCAGGACTTCGCCCGAATTCGAGATGAAGCGCCTGCTGGCGGCGGGCAGCGGCGACATCTGGCAGTTGGGGCCGGTCTTCAGAAGCGATGAAAGCGGACGGCTGCACCGGCCTGAATTCACGCTGCTGGAATGGTACCGCGTCGGCATGGATTACCGGCGTCTGCTCGATGAAACGCTGGAACTGCTGTCGCAAATCCTGCGCCCGCTGAACCCCGCCGCGCCGGTGCGACTCTCATACCGCGATGCGTTTGCCGGCGCCTTCGGCACTGAGATGCCGGACGATGACAAACGCCTGCAAACGCTCGCGGCGGAACAGGGCCTGCGCGGCTGCCGCGACGCCTTTGACGCGCTGGACTTTCTGCTGGCACAAATGGCCGGCCATCATTTCAGCCGCGATGTCCTGACCGCCGTTTATGATTTCCCGGCGCGGCAGGCGTCGTATGCGCGCATTTCGGAGCAGGGCCACGCGCAGCGGTTTGAAGTCTTCTACGGCGGCATGGAACTCGCCAACGGGTTTCAGGAACTGACCGCCGCCGCCGACTACCGCGCGCGCTTCGCCGCCGACAACGCGCGCCGCGCGCGCCTCGGCCTCGCCGAAACCGTCCCGGACGAGCGCTTTCTGGCGGCGCTTGAGCGTCCCGGCAAACCGGGCCTGCCGGACTGTTCCGGCGTCGCGGCGGGCTTTGAGCGCCTGCTGATGTGTCTCGCGCAGGCGCGCGACATCGCCGAAGTGCTGCCGCTGACGGACGCCTGA
- the efp gene encoding elongation factor P — protein MANYSTNEFRAGLKVLLDGEPHAILGNEFVKPGKGQAFNRVKLRNLLSGRVIDKTFKSGETIEAADVIETELGYLYTDGGQWHFMDNATYEQYAADAAAMDGAENWLREQDVCVVTLYNGRPIAVTPPNFVELKVVETDPGVRGDTASGGVKPAKLETGAVVKVPLFVEEGEVLRVDTRSGEYVSRVK, from the coding sequence ATGGCGAATTATAGCACCAACGAATTCCGCGCCGGCCTGAAGGTTTTGCTGGACGGCGAGCCGCACGCGATTCTCGGCAACGAGTTTGTCAAGCCGGGCAAGGGGCAGGCGTTCAACCGCGTCAAGTTGCGCAACCTGCTGAGCGGGCGCGTGATTGACAAGACCTTCAAGTCAGGTGAAACGATAGAGGCCGCCGATGTCATTGAGACGGAACTGGGCTACCTCTACACCGACGGCGGCCAGTGGCATTTCATGGACAACGCGACCTACGAGCAATACGCCGCCGACGCCGCCGCGATGGACGGCGCCGAGAACTGGCTGCGCGAGCAGGATGTCTGCGTCGTCACGCTCTACAATGGGCGCCCGATTGCGGTGACGCCGCCCAATTTCGTCGAACTGAAGGTCGTCGAGACCGACCCCGGCGTGCGTGGCGACACCGCCAGCGGCGGCGTCAAACCGGCGAAACTGGAGACCGGCGCCGTCGTCAAGGTGCCGCTGTTCGTCGAGGAAGGCGAAGTGCTGCGCGTGGACACCCGCAGCGGCGAGTATGTAAGCCGGGTCAAGTGA
- the epmB gene encoding EF-P beta-lysylation protein EpmB, with the protein MPPDDSYTSPPHTSQPSRPADNITRADDLCRMLGLPARTAGALAPRDCAEFPLKVPRAWLNRIRRGDAADPLLRQVLPVAAESAQTPGFGADAVGDLAAGAGNGILHKYRHRVLLVVTGACAIHCRYCFRRHFPYRGHTLAGHLDAAMEYIAARRDIEEVILSGGDPLTLANRKLFDLCERLEAVPHVTRIRIHTRLPVANPERMDSEWLAWSRRRPKPYLMVLHINHPAELDRDAARAVGAMRHWTLLNQAVLLKGVNDDAETLARLSRRCFEAGVLPYYLHLLDRVRGAAHFEVDEAAARRLMREVAARLPGYLVPKLARETPGAAAKDLIAY; encoded by the coding sequence GTGCCTCCCGACGACAGTTATACCAGCCCGCCGCACACAAGCCAACCGTCGCGCCCCGCAGACAACATCACCCGCGCCGATGATTTGTGCCGCATGCTCGGCCTGCCGGCGCGCACCGCGGGCGCCCTTGCACCGCGCGATTGCGCCGAATTTCCGCTGAAAGTGCCGCGCGCGTGGCTGAACCGCATTCGCCGCGGCGACGCCGCCGACCCGCTGCTGCGCCAGGTGCTGCCGGTGGCCGCCGAAAGCGCGCAAACCCCCGGCTTCGGCGCCGACGCGGTCGGCGACCTGGCCGCCGGCGCCGGCAACGGCATTCTGCACAAATACCGCCACCGCGTGCTGCTGGTCGTGACCGGCGCCTGCGCGATTCACTGCCGTTATTGTTTTCGCCGTCATTTTCCGTACCGCGGCCACACGCTGGCCGGCCATCTCGACGCCGCCATGGAGTACATCGCCGCGCGCCGCGACATCGAGGAAGTCATCCTCAGCGGCGGCGACCCGCTGACGCTGGCCAACCGCAAACTGTTTGATTTGTGCGAGCGCCTTGAGGCGGTGCCGCATGTTACGCGCATCCGCATCCACACGCGGCTGCCGGTGGCAAACCCGGAGCGGATGGATTCCGAATGGCTGGCGTGGTCGAGGCGGCGCCCCAAGCCGTATCTGATGGTGCTGCATATCAATCATCCCGCCGAACTGGACCGCGACGCCGCGCGCGCCGTCGGCGCGATGCGGCACTGGACGCTGCTGAACCAGGCGGTATTGCTGAAAGGCGTCAATGACGACGCCGAAACGCTGGCGCGCCTGAGCCGGCGCTGCTTTGAGGCCGGCGTGCTGCCCTATTATCTGCATCTGCTCGACCGCGTGCGCGGCGCCGCGCATTTCGAGGTGGACGAGGCGGCGGCGCGGCGCCTGATGCGCGAGGTCGCCGCGCGCCTGCCCGGCTACCTGGTGCCGAAACTGGCGCGCGAAACCCCCGGCGCCGCGGCCAAAGACCTCATCGCCTACTAA
- a CDS encoding type II toxin-antitoxin system HicB family antitoxin: MERIANLHIEKLPEGVYLATSDDIPGLVAQGRTIAETLEIARDVARKLLENFLNAR, translated from the coding sequence ATGGAACGAATCGCCAATCTGCACATTGAGAAACTGCCGGAAGGCGTCTATCTCGCCACTTCCGACGACATTCCCGGGCTGGTGGCCCAGGGCCGCACCATTGCCGAGACGCTTGAAATCGCGCGCGATGTCGCAAGGAAACTGCTGGAGAATTTTCTGAACGCGCGATAG
- a CDS encoding SLC13 family permease, translating to MNSKLHALVAGPVAAALVYLILPDTYIGIDGVETPFQASSKAVIAALVWMAIWWFLEAVHVAITGLLPLVLFPLFAIIDVRTTAAAYGSHIIFLLLGGFIIGLSMQRWGLDRRVALLILSLMGDKPGRLVFGFMLICAVLSAFISNTATTAMMLPIAVNVVALLEQQHREGVDARPFAVCTMLGIAYAASLGGIMTLIGTAPNAFASSFIQDTFGDARAVGFADWLFIALPITLVMVPLTWLVLTRVVFRLPTEPIAKSREILKQQLHALPPIERGGWITLAVFALVVVLWMTRPLLQGIEITLASGPVKPLAGLSDAGIAMLAAMLLFTLPAGGRRFTMDWDTAKRLPWEIVLLFGGGIALARAIKANGVDAIIGAQAAVLGNLPEFVIILAIAGLVVFLTEFTSNTATTTALVPIFAALAAALGLDPIPVTLATAMAASCAFMMPVATPPNAIVFGSGYVRMHEMIRAGFVLNLLVIPVVAVVAWYWARMVLAP from the coding sequence TTGAACTCCAAACTCCATGCGCTGGTCGCGGGGCCGGTCGCGGCGGCGCTGGTCTATTTGATTTTGCCCGACACCTACATCGGCATTGACGGCGTCGAGACGCCTTTTCAGGCTTCAAGCAAGGCCGTCATCGCGGCGCTGGTGTGGATGGCCATCTGGTGGTTTCTGGAAGCGGTGCATGTCGCCATCACCGGGCTGCTGCCGCTGGTGCTGTTTCCGCTGTTCGCGATCATTGATGTGCGGACGACGGCGGCGGCTTACGGCTCGCACATTATCTTTCTGCTGCTGGGCGGCTTCATCATCGGCCTTTCCATGCAGCGCTGGGGGCTGGACCGGCGCGTCGCGCTGCTGATTCTGTCGCTGATGGGCGACAAGCCGGGGCGGCTGGTGTTCGGCTTCATGCTGATTTGCGCGGTGCTGAGCGCGTTCATCTCGAACACCGCGACGACGGCGATGATGCTGCCGATTGCGGTCAATGTCGTGGCGCTGCTGGAGCAGCAACACCGCGAGGGCGTGGACGCGAGGCCGTTCGCGGTGTGCACGATGCTCGGCATCGCCTACGCCGCGAGCCTCGGCGGCATCATGACGCTGATCGGCACCGCGCCCAACGCCTTCGCCTCCAGTTTCATCCAGGACACCTTCGGCGACGCGCGCGCCGTCGGCTTCGCCGACTGGCTGTTCATCGCGCTGCCGATCACGCTGGTGATGGTGCCGCTGACCTGGCTGGTGCTGACGCGCGTGGTTTTCCGGCTGCCGACCGAGCCGATTGCGAAAAGCCGCGAGATTCTGAAACAACAGTTGCACGCGCTGCCGCCGATTGAGCGCGGCGGCTGGATTACGCTGGCGGTGTTCGCGCTGGTCGTGGTGCTGTGGATGACGCGCCCGCTGCTGCAGGGCATCGAGATAACGCTGGCGTCCGGGCCGGTCAAACCGCTGGCCGGGCTGTCCGACGCCGGCATCGCGATGCTCGCGGCGATGCTGCTGTTCACGCTGCCGGCGGGCGGGCGGCGCTTCACGATGGACTGGGACACGGCCAAGCGCCTGCCGTGGGAGATTGTGCTGCTGTTCGGCGGCGGCATCGCGCTGGCGCGCGCCATCAAGGCCAACGGCGTGGACGCGATCATCGGCGCGCAGGCGGCGGTGCTCGGCAATCTGCCGGAGTTTGTCATCATCCTGGCGATTGCCGGGCTGGTGGTGTTTCTGACCGAGTTCACCTCCAACACGGCGACGACAACGGCGCTGGTGCCGATTTTCGCGGCGCTCGCCGCGGCGCTCGGACTGGACCCGATTCCGGTCACGCTGGCGACGGCGATGGCCGCCAGTTGCGCGTTCATGATGCCGGTGGCGACACCGCCGAACGCGATTGTCTTCGGCTCGGGCTATGTCCGGATGCACGAGATGATACGCGCGGGCTTCGTGCTGAACCTGCTGGTGATTCCGGTGGTCGCGGTGGTGGCGTGGTACTGGGCGCGCATGGTGCTGGCGCCTTGA
- the htpX gene encoding protease HtpX, whose translation MRILLFVATNLAIVFVLNITLSLFGVEHYLAQTDAGINITGLLIISAAFGMIGAFVSLALSKTLAKRSMGVRVISGRGGGPSDAWLAETVARQAKAAGIAMPEVGVFPSPQPNAFATGMFRNKALVAVSEGLLAQMERDEVEAVLGHEVSHIANGDMVTLALIQGVVNTFVIFLSRLVGHVVDRAVFKSRGFGPGYFITVIVTQIVLSIFATMIVMWFSRRREFRADEGGAKLAGRGKMIAALKQLQRRGRAEDLPGEMAAFGISGGVHGGIRRLLMSHPPLEQRIAALEKPQ comes from the coding sequence ATGAGAATACTTTTGTTTGTCGCCACCAACCTGGCGATCGTCTTCGTCCTGAACATCACGCTGAGCCTGTTCGGCGTCGAGCACTACCTGGCGCAGACCGACGCCGGCATCAACATCACCGGCCTGCTGATTATTTCGGCGGCGTTCGGCATGATCGGCGCGTTCGTGTCGCTGGCGCTTTCAAAGACGCTGGCGAAGCGCTCGATGGGCGTGCGCGTGATTTCGGGGCGCGGCGGCGGCCCGTCCGACGCCTGGCTGGCGGAGACGGTCGCGCGCCAGGCGAAGGCGGCGGGCATCGCGATGCCGGAGGTCGGCGTCTTTCCGTCGCCGCAGCCGAATGCGTTCGCGACCGGCATGTTCCGCAACAAGGCGCTGGTCGCCGTCAGCGAGGGCCTGCTGGCGCAGATGGAGCGCGACGAGGTCGAGGCGGTGCTGGGGCACGAGGTCAGCCACATCGCCAACGGCGACATGGTTACGCTGGCGCTGATACAGGGCGTCGTCAACACCTTCGTCATTTTTCTGTCGCGCCTGGTCGGCCATGTCGTTGACCGCGCGGTGTTCAAGTCGCGCGGCTTCGGCCCCGGCTATTTCATCACCGTCATCGTAACCCAGATTGTGCTGTCCATCTTTGCGACGATGATTGTGATGTGGTTCTCGCGCCGCCGCGAATTCCGCGCCGACGAGGGCGGCGCGAAACTCGCCGGGCGCGGCAAGATGATCGCCGCGCTGAAACAATTGCAGCGCCGGGGCCGCGCCGAGGACCTGCCCGGCGAGATGGCCGCGTTCGGCATTTCCGGCGGCGTCCACGGCGGCATCCGCCGCCTGCTGATGAGCCACCCGCCGCTGGAACAGCGCATCGCCGCGCTGGAGAAACCGCAATGA